One Gadus morhua chromosome 1, gadMor3.0, whole genome shotgun sequence DNA segment encodes these proteins:
- the b3galt4 gene encoding beta-1,3-galactosyltransferase 4, with protein MVGRGLWMFRFTRFGKRWSRFGILPFICLALVVCALVALLFVDSIESWVTSMNMDTLVEASQGRIIPPKSVPPTRPEEFLLMPSPLVCQRAKPYLITIVASAPRNQQARQAIRDTWGGEVEVRGLRVMTLFIVGVVLDRGLAKLLVEEARLRGDLIQGRFEDTYSNLTLKTLSMLGWARRFCPQAHFMAKVDDDVLFNPSALLHYLNRSRNPYEQGDLYLGRVHLHVAPDRDPDSKHYLPAGAYPPPVFPDYCSGTAYVLSRSALLKVSLAAAASPLSTPLPPEDVFVGLCARTAGVLPSHCPLFSGGPAVPYGRCCYQTMVSVHHIAPREMLGYWADIHSPNPCSWISVRASLGVCKLRALIGNALGIEQGL; from the coding sequence ATGGTCGGACGGGGGCTTTGGATGTTCAGGTTCACGCGATTTGGGAAACGATGGAGCAGGTTTGGGATTTTGCCTTTCATCTGTTTGGCGCTAGTGGTGTGCGCCCTCGTCGCTCTGCTCTTCGTCGATTCCATCGAGTCATGGGTCACCTCCATGAACATGGACACATTGGTGGAGGCATCGCAGGGCAGGATTATCCCGCCCAAGAGCGTCCCCCCGACCAGACCAGAGGAGTTCCTGCTCATGCCGAGTCCCCTCGTCTGCCAACGTGCGAAACCATACCTTATAACCATAGTGGCCTCTGCGCCCAGGAATCAGCAAGCCCGCCAGGCCATCAGGGACACCTGGGGTGGGGAGGTCGAGGTGAGAGGCCTCCGGGTGATGACCCTGTTTATTGTGGGTGTGGTTCTGGACCGGGGACTGGCTAagctgttggtggaggaggcacGGCTAAGAGGAGACCTGATCCAGGGGCGCTTCGAGGACACGTATTCCAACCTCACCCTGAAGACCCTGTCGATGCTGGGATGGGCACGCCGGTTCTGCCCCCAGGCTCACTTCATGGCCAAAGTGGATGACGACGTGTTGTTCAATCCGAGCGCACTTCTTCACTACCTTAACAGGAGCCGCAATCCGTACGAACAAGGAGACCTCTACCTAGGCCGGGTGCATCTCCATGTGGCTCCGGACAGGGACCCGGACAGCAAGCACTATCTCCCCGCCGGAGCATACCCTCCCCCCGTCTTTCCAGACTACTGCAGCGGAACGGCATACGTACTATCCCGCTCCGCGCTCCTCAAAGTGTCCCTGGCAGCCGCCGCCTCCCCCCTGTCCACGCCTCTGCCACCCGAGGACGTGTTCGTGGGGCTGTGTGCCCGTACCGCCGGGGTGCTGCCCTCCCATTGTCCTCTCTTCTCGGGCGGACCGGCAGTCCCCTACGGCCGGTGCTGTTACCAGACCATGGTGTCCGTCCACCACATCGCACCGAGGGAGATGCTGGGTTACTGGGCGGACATCCATTCGCCAAACCCCTGCTCTTGGATAAGTGTGCGCGCCTCTCTGGGGGTCTGCAAACTCCGGGCCCTGATTGGGAACGCTTTGGGCATCGAGCAGGGGCTGTGA
- the nr2c2 gene encoding nuclear receptor subfamily 2 group C member 2, whose translation MKLHPHQKIAPEPGAQIVTDQQAGQKSQILTAMNPSSGPKQQFFLTTADGSGAGKVILASPDSNHNKQLIFTAADNLMPGRIQIVTDAMSMERLLGQAGDLSRPQPVEYCVVCGDKASGRHYGAVSCEGCKGFFKRSVRKSLAYSCRSKQDCVINKHHRNRCQFCRLRKCLEMGMKTESVQSERRPIDLVPREKHSNCAASTQKIYVRKNLNSPIIATPTFISDTETEGSRSSLLEQGMLVNIQQPFIQTDGTLLLSTDSELESSHGDLGTLANVVSSLANLSDSLNENLNGGDDASEGFQQEHSASEITRAFDTLAKALNPPDAGQGQSQEGQVQCAAGATIQLIGRDQETPLIEVEGPLLTDTHVGFKLSMPCPMPEYLNVHYICESASRLLFLSMHWARSIPAFSALGQDMNTSLVRASWNELFTLGMAQCANVMNLSTILAAIINHLQGSIQDDKVSGERVKEVMEHIWKLQEFCHSMIKVETDDFEYAYLKAIVLFSPDHPGLECSIQIEKFQEKALMELQDYVQKTYPEDTYRLTRILMRLPALRLMNSNITEELFFTGLIGNVSIDSIIPYILKMETTEYNSQDSGSLE comes from the exons ATGAAGCTGCATCCTCATCAGAAAATAGCACCTGAACCAGGGGCACAG ATTGTAACGGACCAGCAGGCTGGTCAGAAGAGCCAGATACTCACAGCTATGAACCCGTCCAGCGGCCCCAAGCAACAGTTCTTTCTGACCACAGCCGATGGCTCTGGGGCAGGCAAGGTCATCCTGGCCTCGCCAGACAGCAACCACAACAAGCAGCTCATCTTTACTGCCGCAGACAACTTGATGCCTGGCAGGATACAG ATTGTTACTGATGCCATGTCCATGGAGCGGTTGCTTGGGCAGGCAGGGGATCTCAGTCGGCCTCAGCCAGTGGAATACTGTGTGGTCTGCGGAGACAAGGCCTCAG GGCGTCACTATGGTGCCGTCAGTTGTGAGGGCTGTAAAGGATTCTTCAAGAGAAGCGTGAGGAAGAGCCTGGCCTACAGCTGCCGCAGCAAACAGGACTGCGTCATCAATAAGCACCACCGCAACCGCTGCCAGTTTTGTCGGCTTCGAAAGTGCCTTGAGATGGGGATGAAGACAGAGT CTGTGCAGAGTGAACGCAGACCCATTGATCTGGTCCCTAGAGAGAAGCACTCCAACTGTGCGGCCTCCACTCAAAAAATCTATGTCCGCAAGAACCTCAACAGTCCAATCATTGCCACGCCAACCTTCATTtccgacacagagacagaaggcTCCAG ATCTAGTCTTCTGGAGCAAGGAATGCTAGTGAACATCCAGCAGCCCttcatccagacagatgggacaTTGCTACTGTCCACTGACTCTGAG CTGGAGTCTAGTCACGGGGACTTGGGGACGCTGGCCAACGTGGTGTCTTCGCTAGCCAACCTGAGCGACTCGCTGAATGAGAACCTCAACGGGGGCGATGATGCCTCAGAGGGCTTCCAGCAGGAGCACTCCGCCAGTGAGATAACACG TGCCTTTGACACCCTGGCCAAAGCCCTAAACCCACCAGATGCAGGGCAGGGCCAGAGCCAGGAAGGTCAGGTGCAGTGTGCTGCCGGAGCCACCATCCAGCTCATCGGTCGGGACCAGGAGACCCCTCTCATAGAGGTGGAGGGGCCACTGCTCACAGACACCCACGTTGGCTTTAAG CTGTCGATGCCGTGCCCGATGCCGGAATATCTTAATGTACACTACATCTGTGAGTCAGCATCCCGCCTGCTCTTCCTGTCCATGCATTGGGCGCGCTCCATCCCTGCTTTTTCAGCTCTGGG CCAGGATATGAACACAAGTTTGGTGCGAGCCAGCTGGAATGAGCTGTTCACCCTGGGTATGGCTCAGTGTGCCAATGTGATGAACCTGTCCACCATCCTAGCTGCTATCATCAACCACCTTCAGGGAAGCATTCAGGACG ACAAGGTGTctggggagagagtgaaggaggtgATGGAACACATCTGGAAGTTGCAGGAGTTCTGTCACAGCATGATAAAGGTGGAGACGGACGACTTTGAATACGCCTACCTGAAGGCCATAGTGTTATTCAGCCCAG ACCACCCAGGCCTGGAGTGCAGCATCCAGATCGAGAAGTTCCAGGAGAAGGCCTTGATGGAGCTTCAGGACTATGTGCAGAAGACCTATCCAGAGGACACGTACAG GTTGACCCGTATCCTGATGAGACTTCCAGCCCTACGCCTGATGAACTCCAACATCACAGAGGAGCTCTTCTTTACCGGACTCATAGGGAATGTCTCCATAGACAGCATCATTCCATACATCCTGAAGATGGAGACCACAGAGTACAACAGTCAGGACTCTGGCTCTTTGGAATGA
- the mrps25 gene encoding small ribosomal subunit protein mS25 → MPMKGRFPIRRTLEYLQKGDLIFKNRVKIMTVNYNTSGELSEGARKFVFFNIPQIQYKNPWVQVVMFKNMTPSSFLKFYLDGGEQVLVDVEGKDHQLITQHVKKILCKSEEVLHVEALAKMQESNPANFGPKKYCLKECICEVEGQVPCPGTTPLPKEFTGKYRTQMAAAQE, encoded by the exons ATGCCTATGAAAGGAAGGTTTCCGATCAGAAGAACGCTAGAGTATCTCCAAAAAGGGGATTTGATTTTTAAGAACCGAGTAAAGATTATGACCGTTAATTATAATACATCTGGAGAGCTCAGCGAGGGAGCAAG AAAGTTTGTGTTCTTCAATATTCCTCAAATCCAGTATAAAAATCCATGGGTCCAAGTTGTGATGTTTAAGAACATGACGCCCTCTTCTTTCCTGAAATTCTACTTGG ATGGTGGAGAGCAGGTTCTTGTTGATGTGGAAGGAAAGGACCACCAACTTATAACGCAACACGTGAAGAAAATTCTCTGCAAATCAGA AGAGGTCTTGCACGTTGAAGCCCTTGCAAAAATGCAAGAGTCCAACCCTGCCAATTTTGGTCCAAAGAAGTATTGTCTGAAGGAGTGCATCTGTGAGGTTGAGGGTCAAGTACCTTGTCCTGGCACCACACCACTGCCCAAAGAGTTTACTGGAAAATACCGCACGCAGATGGCAGCGGCCCAGGAGTAA